One window from the genome of Hyalangium ruber encodes:
- a CDS encoding SWIM zinc finger family protein, with translation MTTAAPRHPVELRYATASEVEARAEASRVLLALEGSRGTVGLRGRVREPALFRDALAATLGVLASDLRYRGRDRTAYLAYLMKQGKRATAQIWEAQKAFLDASLQSEEQKDTVLDPVLTVDPDQVSLEVFSRDESAYARLAFDNSLFDGREVAHGSTFLDVPADLLAKVDRLRTYVPLSLEAHVALPAQQARAPRNVEVPHAWLRGFLQVQSAATLPANTCTLAPIDLYNLLFALRTRKAKKAPRALRFELVPGAPPRMVVEPWELVLECHASVYTGTTPAVVRTFGRQRLSALARLLPHAQSVRVQLLGAGLPVFWVVDMGAATLTLALTGWTESGWSSAAAFDVLMPRAVPEGLSERLRNRLRAEGPLSFETLVAGAGAPKDAVRAALQLECLRGRILYDIARGAYRPRELMATPVDEAVIRYGSEREARAHRLLGDGGAGAGEVKVTKVHEVVGEGTRIHGEVVDREAVRSFFPVFTLDLEGRVKEASCGCPHFRRSGMREGPCEHMMALRLAYARRRAEEEALRQTPEGRQLIRAETRAYVRREATGQEQVYRVSLDGKVVAVEWGPRLGEPRRQKLWFDSDAEARGAYFARLEALASEGYIDAASLLV, from the coding sequence GTGACGACCGCCGCCCCCCGTCACCCCGTCGAGCTGCGCTACGCCACCGCGAGCGAGGTGGAGGCCCGCGCCGAGGCCTCGCGCGTGCTGCTGGCCCTGGAGGGCTCTCGCGGCACCGTGGGCCTGCGCGGCCGGGTGCGCGAGCCCGCCCTCTTCCGTGACGCCCTGGCCGCCACCCTCGGGGTGCTCGCCAGCGACCTGCGCTACCGGGGCCGGGACCGCACCGCGTACCTCGCCTACCTCATGAAGCAGGGCAAGCGCGCCACCGCGCAGATCTGGGAGGCGCAGAAGGCGTTCCTGGACGCCTCGCTCCAGAGCGAGGAGCAGAAGGACACGGTGCTGGACCCCGTGCTCACGGTGGATCCGGATCAGGTGTCCCTGGAGGTCTTCTCCCGAGACGAGAGCGCCTACGCGCGCCTGGCCTTCGACAACAGCCTGTTCGACGGGCGCGAGGTGGCGCACGGCTCCACCTTCCTGGACGTGCCAGCGGACCTGCTCGCCAAGGTGGACCGGCTGCGCACCTACGTGCCGCTGTCTCTGGAGGCGCACGTGGCGCTGCCCGCGCAGCAGGCCCGGGCCCCGCGCAACGTGGAGGTGCCTCACGCGTGGCTGCGCGGCTTCCTCCAGGTGCAGTCGGCGGCCACGCTGCCGGCGAACACCTGCACGCTGGCCCCCATCGACCTGTACAACCTGCTCTTCGCCCTGCGCACCCGGAAGGCGAAGAAGGCCCCGCGCGCGTTGCGCTTCGAGCTGGTGCCCGGCGCCCCGCCGCGCATGGTGGTGGAGCCTTGGGAGCTGGTGCTGGAGTGCCACGCCTCGGTGTACACGGGCACCACGCCGGCGGTGGTGCGCACCTTCGGCCGGCAGCGGCTGTCGGCCCTGGCGCGCCTGCTGCCCCACGCGCAGAGCGTGCGGGTGCAATTGCTGGGCGCGGGCCTGCCGGTGTTCTGGGTGGTGGACATGGGCGCGGCCACGCTGACGCTGGCGCTCACCGGGTGGACGGAGAGCGGCTGGTCCAGCGCGGCGGCCTTCGACGTGCTCATGCCGCGCGCGGTGCCGGAGGGGCTCTCGGAGCGGCTGCGCAACCGCCTGCGCGCCGAAGGTCCCCTCTCCTTCGAGACGCTGGTGGCGGGCGCGGGAGCTCCCAAGGACGCGGTGCGCGCGGCGTTGCAGCTCGAGTGCCTGCGCGGGCGCATCCTCTATGACATCGCCCGGGGCGCGTACCGGCCGCGCGAGCTGATGGCCACGCCGGTGGACGAGGCCGTCATCCGCTACGGCAGCGAGCGCGAGGCACGGGCGCACCGGCTGCTGGGCGACGGCGGGGCAGGCGCGGGCGAAGTCAAAGTCACCAAGGTGCATGAGGTGGTGGGCGAAGGCACGCGCATCCACGGCGAGGTGGTGGACCGGGAGGCGGTGCGCAGCTTCTTCCCCGTCTTCACGCTGGACCTGGAGGGCCGGGTAAAGGAGGCGAGCTGCGGCTGCCCGCACTTCCGCCGCTCGGGGATGCGCGAGGGCCCGTGCGAGCACATGATGGCGCTGCGGCTGGCGTACGCGCGGCGGCGCGCGGAGGAAGAGGCGCTGCGGCAGACGCCGGAGGGCCGTCAGCTCATCCGCGCGGAGACACGGGCGTACGTGCGGCGTGAGGCCACCGGGCAGGAGCAGGTGTACCGCGTCTCCCTGGACGGCAAGGTGGTGGCGGTGGAGTGGGGCCCGCGCCTGGGCGAGCCGCGCCGCCAGAAGCTGTGGTTCGACTCGGATGCCGAGGCGCGCGGGGCCTATTTCGCGCGCCTGGAGGCGTTGGCCTCTGAGGGATACATCGACGCGGCTTCGCTGCTGGTGTAG